One genomic region from Candidatus Babeliales bacterium encodes:
- a CDS encoding DUF721 domain-containing protein, whose product MATCLKDLLQMLIQPEKNWKTDLLYRWNDIVGSLHSKVRIEKIYDDMLILGVFHSCWMQELYLLSSLLITKINENLDQPRIKQIRFKLIGLKTIKKISPLSHKTKKEENIKLTKEDERIIAKIADPTLRDALKAFRIRCYQE is encoded by the coding sequence ATGGCTACTTGCTTAAAAGACTTGCTACAGATGCTCATACAACCTGAGAAGAACTGGAAAACTGATCTATTGTATAGATGGAATGACATTGTTGGGTCTCTACATAGCAAAGTACGTATTGAAAAAATTTATGATGATATGCTTATTCTTGGTGTATTTCATTCTTGTTGGATGCAAGAATTATATTTGTTATCATCGTTACTTATTACAAAAATCAATGAAAATCTAGACCAGCCGCGTATTAAACAGATACGCTTTAAACTGATTGGATTAAAAACCATTAAAAAAATAAGTCCATTATCACATAAAACAAAAAAAGAAGAAAATATTAAATTAACTAAAGAGGATGAGCGCATCATTGCAAAAATTGCCGATCCTACATTACGTGATGCATTAAAGGCATTTCGCATTCGATGCTATCAAGAGTAA
- a CDS encoding M3 family metallopeptidase: MKKNSIGLLIIIVIVAFLVISYFCLKRNDMDKKMIFKAGNTADIVSLFAITPDDIIQKTPLYIDEAKNSIDAIVAISHDKRTFANTAQPLDEVASLSNLAIAQRIYEALELLSPDTDIRNAAHDAFIKIQNFWVDHVTSNKALYNAFMAYAAKNDERENLSDQQRYFINDTLASFKREGLSLPDETLMRVNVLRKELAALSADFDRNIAQDNSSISVTREELAGLGDEFVDTLVRSHDNLYVLGVDYPTYFRVMENCSITQTRKNLYIAFNNRAYSINDALLKTIIIKRDELARLLGYADFSHCDIDNQMAHTPQKAQEFITNLAQKSLAKVHKEIATLTHTLPASIKLTSDGKIQPWDFAYLENSYKKNNFNLDEQKIAEYFPMKKTIDELLDIYRQFFNIDFQEVSASGLWHEDVAAVRVLDKQNGELLGTLMLDLYPRSNKYSHAAHTTIIPSVYSIEGKRIPDVSIVIANFSKPTATQPSLLKRAEVQTFFHEFGHALHAILGATEIASLSGTHTKTDFVELPSQMLEEWLTDKDILKKVSGHYLTGQPLPDATIDSIIALKNLTAGCFVTRQAYLSSLALSYFGSGDNKDPYSIMQKLYATMLPHMAFSEDNHFYTSFGHLTGYGAKYYGYLWSKVFALDLFATIKQHGLLNPEIGQKYIKEVLSKGGAQDPNELLYNFLGREPNSQAFFQDMGLN, translated from the coding sequence ATGAAAAAAAATAGTATAGGTTTATTAATTATTATTGTAATAGTAGCCTTTTTAGTTATTTCATATTTTTGTTTAAAAAGAAATGACATGGATAAAAAAATGATTTTTAAAGCTGGGAACACCGCTGATATTGTTTCTCTTTTTGCTATTACACCAGATGATATTATACAGAAAACACCCCTTTATATTGATGAAGCAAAAAATAGTATTGATGCTATTGTCGCAATTTCCCATGATAAGCGAACTTTTGCAAATACAGCTCAGCCGCTTGATGAAGTAGCTTCATTATCTAATCTTGCTATTGCGCAACGAATTTACGAAGCATTGGAATTATTGAGTCCTGATACTGATATTCGTAATGCAGCTCATGATGCATTTATAAAAATTCAAAATTTTTGGGTTGATCATGTAACAAGTAATAAAGCTTTATATAATGCATTTATGGCATATGCAGCGAAAAATGATGAACGCGAAAATCTTTCAGATCAGCAACGTTATTTTATTAATGACACACTTGCTTCATTTAAGCGAGAAGGGTTGTCATTACCAGATGAAACGTTAATGCGTGTTAATGTGTTACGTAAAGAATTAGCGGCATTATCAGCTGATTTTGATCGTAATATTGCACAGGACAATAGTTCAATTTCTGTTACGCGTGAAGAGCTTGCTGGCTTAGGAGATGAGTTTGTTGATACACTCGTTCGTTCTCATGACAATTTATATGTTTTGGGCGTAGATTATCCAACATATTTTAGAGTAATGGAAAATTGTTCAATTACACAAACACGTAAGAACTTATATATAGCTTTTAATAATCGTGCATACTCTATTAATGACGCGTTGCTCAAAACAATTATTATAAAGCGTGATGAACTTGCACGTTTGCTTGGATATGCCGATTTTTCTCATTGTGATATTGATAATCAGATGGCTCATACGCCACAAAAAGCACAAGAATTTATTACAAATTTAGCACAAAAATCTTTAGCAAAAGTACATAAAGAAATTGCAACATTAACTCATACATTGCCAGCATCGATTAAACTCACATCAGATGGTAAAATTCAACCTTGGGATTTTGCATATCTTGAAAATAGTTATAAAAAAAATAATTTTAACCTTGATGAGCAAAAAATAGCTGAATACTTTCCCATGAAAAAAACTATTGATGAACTTCTCGATATTTATCGTCAATTTTTTAATATTGATTTTCAAGAAGTTTCTGCATCTGGATTATGGCATGAAGATGTTGCTGCTGTACGCGTTTTAGACAAACAGAATGGTGAATTACTTGGTACTCTAATGCTTGATCTTTATCCACGATCAAATAAATACAGTCATGCTGCGCATACGACTATTATTCCTTCCGTATATTCAATCGAAGGTAAACGGATACCCGATGTTTCCATTGTTATTGCCAACTTTTCAAAGCCAACCGCTACTCAGCCATCACTACTTAAACGTGCTGAAGTACAGACATTTTTTCATGAATTTGGTCATGCTCTGCATGCAATTCTAGGTGCAACAGAAATTGCATCATTATCAGGAACTCATACTAAGACAGATTTTGTAGAACTTCCCTCACAGATGTTAGAAGAATGGCTAACAGATAAAGATATTTTAAAAAAAGTAAGTGGTCATTATTTAACTGGACAACCATTGCCTGATGCAACTATTGATAGTATTATTGCATTAAAAAATTTAACTGCTGGTTGTTTTGTAACTCGCCAAGCATATCTTTCATCATTAGCACTTTCTTATTTTGGTTCAGGTGATAATAAAGATCCCTATTCGATTATGCAAAAATTGTATGCAACAATGTTACCACATATGGCATTTAGCGAGGATAATCATTTTTATACCTCATTTGGTCATTTAACTGGTTATGGGGCAAAATATTATGGTTATTTATGGTCTAAAGTATTTGCTCTTGATTTATTTGCAACAATTAAACAACATGGATTGCTTAATCCTGAAATTGGACAAAAATACATTAAAGAAGTTCTTAGTAAAGGCGGTGCACAAGATCCAAATGAATTATTGTATAACTTCTTGGGTAGAGAGCCTAATTCACAGGCTTTTTTTCAAGACATGGGCTTAAATTAA
- a CDS encoding prolipoprotein diacylglyceryl transferase — translation MKFNFSPEIIHLYGPFGVHSYGFFIALGIITVVTAIRYNKRFTQLGLEPVFMNIVAVGIIAGCIGGRFLEVISEPFLYPHWYDWFTLWQGGFSILGSILGVIIIMPFYLRSINVPILPLFDLVSIYIPLLQSIGRLGCFTAGCCYGSITNNIFAVIYTNPHTLAPYGIPLHPTQLYSSTLLFGIFLLMYFVVQPLCKKNGQIFGIYLIFASLERFWVDFWRSDRILIGNFFLSLHQIIACIIIIVSLLVLTIPCIKNKCVRLYRYIQKLNFDK, via the coding sequence ATGAAATTTAATTTTTCACCTGAAATTATTCATTTATATGGACCATTTGGCGTTCATAGTTACGGATTTTTTATTGCTCTTGGCATTATTACAGTTGTAACTGCTATACGTTATAATAAAAGATTTACACAGCTAGGTCTTGAGCCTGTTTTTATGAATATTGTAGCAGTAGGTATTATAGCTGGATGTATCGGTGGACGGTTTCTTGAAGTTATATCAGAACCTTTTTTATACCCTCATTGGTACGATTGGTTTACTCTCTGGCAAGGTGGCTTTTCTATTTTAGGTAGTATTCTTGGTGTTATTATTATTATGCCATTCTATTTGCGTAGTATTAATGTGCCAATTTTACCGCTGTTTGATTTAGTTTCAATTTATATTCCTTTATTACAATCGATTGGGCGTCTCGGATGTTTTACCGCAGGATGTTGTTATGGTAGCATAACAAATAACATTTTTGCCGTGATTTACACCAATCCACATACATTAGCACCTTATGGTATTCCCTTGCATCCTACACAACTGTATAGTTCCACATTATTGTTTGGTATATTTTTATTGATGTATTTTGTTGTACAACCGTTATGTAAAAAGAATGGTCAAATATTTGGTATATATCTTATATTTGCATCACTCGAACGTTTTTGGGTTGATTTTTGGCGTTCTGATCGTATTCTAATTGGGAATTTTTTTTTATCGCTTCACCAAATTATCGCTTGTATCATAATTATTGTTAGTTTATTAGTTCTTACTATACCTTGCATAAAAAATAAATGTGTTAGGTTGTATAGATACATACAAAAATTAAACTTTGATAAATAA
- a CDS encoding UDP-N-acetylglucosamine--N-acetylmuramyl-(pentapeptide) pyrophosphoryl-undecaprenol N-acetylglucosamine transferase, with protein MKLKTVCYVAGKSGGHIIPCLTIADNSVAYNASINILFFSANTALDKKIIANNKHITWHVMLPLHSRTGSLFKIGWYTIHSFIVSFFYLCKHRPEQIITTGGIVAIPACIAAYILRIPITLHSLDAVPGKAIQVLIPLATSIITPFACSQHYFPVQKCSVKPYPLKYLLTQVINDKNLAQKQLGLSSNKKTVLILGGSQGSRFLNECMKNWISDASFSLKDFQIIHQTGSIDTTDWNALYKSKNITANVFSYRPDLALMYTAADLIICRAGAGTLFEIKFFNKQCIIIPLTTDSTTHQVDNARAMSSEYPDLFYTVMQKDIEEKPTLLHELIAKKITF; from the coding sequence ATGAAATTAAAAACAGTTTGTTATGTTGCAGGAAAATCTGGTGGGCATATTATTCCTTGTTTAACCATTGCAGATAATAGTGTTGCTTATAATGCATCAATTAATATTCTCTTTTTTTCTGCTAACACGGCTCTTGATAAAAAAATTATAGCAAATAACAAACATATTACATGGCATGTTATGCTACCTTTACACAGCCGTACAGGATCATTGTTTAAAATCGGTTGGTATACTATTCACTCGTTCATAGTAAGTTTTTTTTATTTATGTAAACATAGACCAGAACAAATTATCACCACGGGCGGTATTGTTGCAATTCCTGCATGTATTGCAGCATATATATTGCGCATACCAATTACACTTCACTCACTCGATGCGGTACCAGGAAAAGCAATCCAAGTACTTATACCATTAGCAACTTCAATCATCACGCCATTTGCATGTTCGCAACATTATTTTCCTGTGCAGAAGTGTTCTGTTAAACCATATCCACTAAAATATCTATTGACACAAGTTATAAATGATAAAAACTTAGCGCAGAAACAGCTTGGATTATCTTCCAATAAAAAGACCGTGTTAATACTTGGTGGATCACAAGGTTCACGTTTTCTTAATGAATGTATGAAAAATTGGATAAGTGATGCATCGTTTTCATTAAAAGATTTTCAAATCATTCATCAAACAGGTTCCATTGATACAACTGATTGGAACGCATTATATAAATCAAAAAATATCACGGCAAATGTTTTTAGCTATCGCCCAGATCTTGCATTAATGTACACTGCCGCTGACCTTATTATTTGCCGTGCTGGGGCTGGAACATTATTTGAGATTAAATTTTTTAATAAACAATGTATTATTATTCCTTTGACAACAGATAGCACTACGCATCAAGTTGATAATGCTCGTGCAATGTCATCTGAATATCCCGATTTGTTTTATACTGTTATGCAAAAAGACATTGAAGAAAAACCTACATTACTACATGAACTTATTGCTAAAAAAATAACTTTTTAA
- a CDS encoding FAD-binding oxidoreductase, which yields MQRLPIMPQDQTFWYLNTPTLSPLTNDISTDVLIIGGGMAGLTTAQAFAEKGCAVVLIEKNYCGAGASGKSSGFITPDSELSLFELIRIFGPEIGKKLWKLIGSGVEAIQNNIQQYNINCDYQAQDTLILANTARAFSSDIQKEYDNRQQAGYTSTLYTRDELSSVIGSDAYHGGISYGGTFGIQGYNYCLSMKKVLQELGVLVYEETPALHIQEKKVTTPRAIINANHIIVCTDRFELTASLLWDKIYHVQTFLMLSCPLSEENIKKIFPHKRYMVWDTDMIYQYYRLTGDNRLMLGGSNLLYTYAKNEKHGNNHVAKKLLNYFNTKFPNVAVEFEYMWPGLIGISKDVFPVAGFDQRMPSVYYIAGACGLPFAAALGMHCADRIINNNKEFDDYFSPYRSTTLGPVTQSILGTRLTFALSNFLSVGSL from the coding sequence ATGCAACGATTGCCAATTATGCCGCAAGATCAAACATTTTGGTATTTAAATACACCCACTCTCTCACCATTAACAAATGATATTTCTACCGATGTACTCATTATTGGAGGAGGCATGGCGGGGCTAACCACCGCACAAGCTTTTGCTGAAAAAGGTTGTGCGGTAGTTCTCATAGAAAAAAATTATTGCGGCGCTGGAGCATCAGGCAAAAGTTCGGGTTTTATAACACCTGATTCTGAGTTATCATTGTTTGAGCTAATACGCATTTTTGGTCCAGAGATAGGAAAAAAACTATGGAAGTTGATTGGTTCTGGCGTTGAGGCTATTCAAAATAACATTCAACAATATAATATAAATTGCGATTATCAGGCACAAGATACACTTATTCTTGCAAATACAGCGCGTGCATTTTCTTCTGATATACAAAAAGAATATGATAATCGTCAGCAAGCTGGCTATACAAGCACCCTGTATACGCGCGATGAACTGTCATCAGTTATTGGTTCAGATGCATATCATGGCGGCATATCATACGGTGGAACTTTTGGCATACAAGGATATAACTATTGCCTTAGCATGAAAAAAGTTTTACAAGAATTAGGTGTTCTTGTGTATGAAGAAACTCCTGCGCTGCATATTCAAGAAAAAAAAGTTACAACTCCACGAGCAATAATTAACGCCAATCATATTATTGTGTGCACTGATCGCTTTGAATTAACAGCATCGTTGTTGTGGGATAAAATATATCACGTTCAAACATTTTTAATGCTTTCTTGCCCATTATCAGAAGAGAATATTAAAAAAATATTTCCTCATAAGCGATACATGGTATGGGATACGGATATGATTTATCAATATTATCGTCTTACCGGTGACAATCGCCTTATGTTAGGTGGGTCAAATTTATTGTATACGTATGCTAAAAATGAAAAACATGGTAATAATCACGTAGCAAAAAAGTTACTAAACTATTTTAATACGAAATTTCCTAATGTTGCAGTTGAATTTGAATACATGTGGCCGGGGCTAATTGGAATTAGTAAAGATGTATTTCCTGTAGCTGGATTTGATCAACGAATGCCATCAGTTTATTATATAGCAGGCGCATGTGGATTGCCTTTTGCTGCAGCGTTAGGAATGCATTGTGCTGATCGAATTATTAATAATAATAAAGAATTTGATGATTATTTTTCACCGTATCGATCCACTACGCTAGGACCAGTTACACAATCAATTTTAGGTACTCGTTTAACATTTGCTTTATCAAATTTTTTATCCGTAGGTAGTTTATAA
- the uvrB gene encoding excinuclease ABC subunit UvrB — translation MSLFKLHTPFPPAGSQPEAIKQLLTNRPGKSTLLGVTGSGKTYTIANVIAQQNKPILILAPNKTLAAQLYEEFSQFFPENKVCYFVSYYDYYQPESYMPAQDIYIPKETKVNSEIERLRVEATASLINRNDTIVIASVSCIYSLGNPHDYRELALSLSIGQKISRAELIQQLIFIQYTRNDIELSAGKFSIFGNTINVCLPYQKDILRIEMFGDEIEGLSWVSKHTNEVMKELDNTIIFPARHFVTTQEMKDTALRSIQAELDMWMPQVENPLYRERIKQRVSYDLEMIEQTGYCSGIENYSSHFDGRRKAGHPYSLFDFFPDDFLLIIDESHMAIPQLRGMYAGDRARKSSLVDFGFRLPSAKENRPLQFEEIEKYFNDVIFVSATPGEYEITHSNQIVEQIIRPTGLVDPIITIHGRSGQINHLISAINETTTAGYRSLVMVMTKKLAEELARYLEEHHIKVCYLHSDLKTPQRTELLQKLRLGIFDCLVGVNLLREGIDLPEVALVAIMDADLESFLRDKRSLIQIIGRAARNTAAKVILFADKITGSMAAAIDETNRRRLLQEAYNEQHGIIPQTVKRDVIKSIVNIQELIAQASKSKKSKKTQKMLEIAPQDVAARIVQLEEQMRQAAERLDFETAIALRAEWQKLKS, via the coding sequence ATGTCTCTATTTAAACTTCATACGCCATTTCCGCCAGCAGGAAGCCAACCAGAAGCCATTAAACAGCTATTAACTAATAGGCCAGGTAAATCAACATTACTCGGTGTTACTGGTTCGGGAAAAACTTATACTATTGCAAATGTCATTGCTCAACAAAATAAGCCTATTTTAATCTTAGCGCCTAATAAAACATTGGCAGCACAGCTGTATGAAGAATTTTCTCAATTTTTTCCTGAAAATAAAGTTTGTTATTTTGTTAGTTATTATGATTATTATCAACCAGAATCATATATGCCAGCACAAGATATTTATATTCCCAAAGAGACAAAAGTTAATAGTGAAATTGAACGGTTGCGTGTGGAAGCGACGGCATCGCTTATTAATCGTAATGATACTATTGTTATTGCATCAGTTTCTTGTATTTATTCATTAGGTAACCCCCACGATTATCGTGAATTAGCTTTATCATTATCGATAGGGCAAAAAATATCACGTGCAGAACTTATACAACAACTTATTTTTATACAATATACACGTAATGATATTGAACTATCTGCAGGTAAATTTTCTATATTTGGTAATACTATTAATGTATGCCTACCCTATCAAAAAGATATCTTGCGTATTGAAATGTTTGGCGATGAAATTGAAGGATTATCGTGGGTCAGTAAACATACTAATGAAGTCATGAAAGAGCTTGATAATACTATTATTTTTCCTGCTCGCCATTTTGTGACAACGCAGGAAATGAAAGATACTGCTCTTAGAAGTATTCAAGCTGAGTTAGATATGTGGATGCCACAAGTAGAAAATCCTTTATATCGTGAACGTATTAAACAACGCGTATCTTATGACCTTGAAATGATTGAACAAACTGGCTACTGCAGTGGTATTGAAAATTATTCATCTCATTTTGATGGTCGTAGAAAAGCTGGGCATCCTTATTCATTATTTGATTTTTTTCCTGATGATTTTTTACTCATTATTGATGAATCACATATGGCTATTCCGCAGCTTCGTGGCATGTATGCAGGAGATCGTGCACGAAAATCATCACTTGTTGATTTTGGGTTCAGGCTTCCAAGCGCTAAAGAGAATCGTCCTTTGCAATTTGAAGAAATAGAAAAGTATTTTAATGATGTTATTTTTGTTTCTGCAACACCGGGAGAGTATGAAATTACTCATTCTAATCAAATTGTTGAACAAATAATCCGCCCTACCGGGTTAGTTGACCCTATTATTACAATTCATGGGCGTAGTGGTCAAATTAATCATTTAATTTCCGCTATTAATGAAACAACTACTGCTGGATATCGTTCTCTTGTAATGGTAATGACAAAAAAATTAGCGGAAGAATTAGCACGGTATCTTGAAGAACACCATATTAAAGTTTGTTATTTGCACAGTGATTTAAAAACTCCTCAGCGTACTGAATTGCTTCAAAAATTACGTTTAGGTATTTTTGATTGCCTGGTCGGTGTTAATTTACTGCGTGAAGGAATTGATCTTCCTGAGGTCGCTTTGGTGGCAATAATGGATGCTGATCTTGAAAGTTTTTTACGAGATAAGCGCTCATTAATTCAAATTATTGGAAGAGCTGCACGTAATACGGCAGCTAAAGTTATACTTTTTGCGGATAAAATTACTGGTTCCATGGCTGCTGCAATTGATGAAACAAATAGAAGACGGTTATTGCAAGAAGCGTATAATGAACAACATGGAATTATTCCACAAACAGTTAAGCGGGACGTCATAAAAAGTATTGTGAATATTCAAGAGCTTATTGCACAAGCATCTAAATCTAAAAAATCAAAAAAAACACAAAAAATGTTAGAAATTGCGCCTCAAGATGTTGCTGCACGTATAGTACAATTGGAAGAACAGATGCGTCAAGCAGCAGAGCGTCTTGATTTTGAAACCGCTATTGCATTACGAGCTGAATGGCAGAAGCTTAAGTCTTAA
- the mnmG gene encoding tRNA uridine-5-carboxymethylaminomethyl(34) synthesis enzyme MnmG, giving the protein MNKKIYDFDVIVVGGGHAGIEAAHAAAKLGSKTLLITLDPNKIGLMPCNPAIGGVGKGHIVYDISALGGLMPQLCTKTYLQARMLNTKKGSAVQGLRLQIDKFAYSALSQAELKKMPHLTIHVGTVEDILLDEVGKVCAIVTDTGTFTTSTAILTTGTFLNGLCHIGEKNFSAGRRDEKAVTGLSLFLKRTGLRLGRLKTGTPPRLLKSSLDFSKMEYQESDELNYLFEFYPHTTKNSHACYITHTNENTHAVIKNNLHRSAMYNGNISGIGPRYCPSIEDKIGRFATKNSHHVFVEPEGADSDEIYPNGISTSLPLEIQEQYIRTIAGFENALITKAGYAVEYDFVYPNQLESTLEVITIPGLFLAGQINGTTGYEEAAGQGIIAGINAHQKVVQKAPFILDRTESYIGVMIDDLVTMSVDEPYRMFTSRAERRLLLRQDNAFMRLTEKAYLLGMIDQQLYDDFMIEKTVVETTLAELRNNKNSTDLLRLFGQDESDKKKLAEYIGRPLSERALQIIHSEIRYEPYITREKQEIKKSENFKTMMIPGELNYTEMPGLSKELQQKLTFYKPQTIAHASRIPGMTPAAISLLIFRISTFSKNIKITNS; this is encoded by the coding sequence ATGAACAAAAAAATATACGATTTCGACGTTATTGTTGTTGGTGGTGGACACGCAGGAATAGAAGCAGCTCATGCTGCTGCAAAGTTGGGATCAAAAACGCTATTAATAACACTTGATCCTAATAAAATAGGTCTTATGCCCTGTAACCCGGCTATTGGTGGTGTTGGTAAAGGACATATTGTTTATGATATTAGTGCTCTTGGTGGCCTCATGCCACAGTTATGTACTAAAACATATTTACAAGCACGCATGCTTAATACAAAAAAAGGATCTGCCGTACAAGGCTTACGGTTACAAATTGATAAGTTTGCTTATAGTGCACTCAGTCAAGCAGAATTAAAAAAAATGCCTCATTTAACCATTCATGTAGGCACGGTTGAAGATATTTTGCTCGATGAAGTGGGTAAGGTATGCGCAATTGTAACGGATACTGGCACTTTTACTACATCTACCGCCATTCTTACTACCGGAACTTTTTTGAATGGTTTGTGTCATATTGGTGAGAAGAATTTTTCTGCCGGCAGGCGAGATGAAAAAGCAGTTACTGGGTTGTCATTATTTTTAAAAAGAACAGGATTACGTCTAGGTCGCTTAAAAACAGGTACTCCACCACGTTTGCTTAAATCAAGCCTTGATTTTTCTAAAATGGAATATCAGGAGTCTGATGAGCTTAATTATTTGTTTGAATTTTATCCGCACACAACAAAAAATTCGCATGCCTGTTACATTACACATACCAACGAAAATACACATGCCGTCATTAAAAACAATCTGCATCGATCTGCAATGTATAATGGCAATATTTCTGGTATTGGCCCGCGTTATTGTCCCTCAATAGAAGATAAGATTGGCAGGTTTGCTACAAAAAATTCTCATCATGTTTTTGTTGAGCCAGAAGGAGCTGATTCTGATGAAATTTATCCAAATGGTATCTCAACTTCATTACCTTTAGAAATTCAAGAGCAATATATTAGAACCATTGCCGGTTTTGAAAATGCATTAATTACTAAAGCGGGTTATGCGGTAGAATATGATTTTGTTTACCCAAATCAACTAGAATCAACACTTGAAGTTATCACTATTCCCGGATTATTTCTTGCAGGTCAAATTAATGGTACTACCGGCTATGAAGAAGCCGCGGGACAAGGTATAATTGCAGGCATTAATGCTCACCAAAAAGTTGTACAAAAAGCACCTTTCATTTTAGACCGCACAGAAAGCTATATTGGTGTTATGATTGATGATTTGGTAACTATGAGTGTTGATGAACCATATCGTATGTTTACTTCACGTGCTGAACGAAGATTATTGCTGCGACAAGATAATGCATTTATGCGGTTAACTGAAAAAGCATATCTTCTTGGTATGATTGATCAACAGTTATATGATGACTTTATGATAGAAAAAACGGTTGTTGAAACAACATTGGCAGAGCTACGTAACAATAAAAACAGCACTGACCTTCTTCGTCTTTTTGGACAAGATGAATCTGATAAAAAAAAATTAGCAGAATATATTGGAAGACCGTTATCAGAACGTGCGTTGCAAATAATTCATTCAGAAATTCGCTATGAGCCATATATTACTCGAGAAAAACAGGAAATTAAAAAATCAGAAAACTTTAAAACAATGATGATTCCCGGAGAGCTTAATTATACAGAAATGCCAGGCCTATCTAAGGAATTACAACAAAAGTTAACTTTTTATAAGCCACAAACAATTGCTCATGCATCACGTATTCCTGGTATGACTCCTGCTGCTATCTCACTTCTTATTTTTCGAATTTCTACATTTTCAAAAAATATAAAAATCACTAATTCATAA